A stretch of Ipomoea triloba cultivar NCNSP0323 chromosome 11, ASM357664v1 DNA encodes these proteins:
- the LOC115997582 gene encoding amino acid transporter AVT1C-like, with the protein MMKNSVSDHSFYIDSEEEEENQEKCENGDGNESDDNYSNYSNDNENENEDEHQHSKPNSFNNAWPQSYRQSMDLYSSVPSPSLNFLGTPIKSITSSFLSSSLTRRHTPEVLPSVHKPLLASKEPEQKRRSSQALLPPLPAKSSFIRKGTPDRKLSAVSHEVPISHQSSFGQAVLNGMNVLCGVGILSTPYAVRESGWIGLSILFLFALLSYYTGILLRKCLDSQPGLETYPDIGHAAFGPTGRVVLSIILYAELYACCVEYIILEADNLSSLFPNAHLSLGGIRLDAHHLFALMTTLAVLPTMFLRNLSLLSYISAGGVIASVLVVSCLYWVGLVDDVSLQSKQTTLNLSTLPVAIGLYGYCYQGHAVFPNIYTSMEKRSQFPAVLVTCFGIVTLMYIATAVLGYMMFGDLAESQFTLNMPTELVASKIAVWTTVVNPFTKYALTMLPVAMSIEEFIPSDQVKSYMYSMLIRTALVISTLIIGLLIPFFGLVMSLIGSLLTMLVTLILPCACYMSIVRGKISYIQASACVLIIGVGVVSAVIGTFSAISGIVESLSS; encoded by the exons atgatgaagaattcaGTGTCTGACCACAGTTTCTACATAGATAgtgaggaagaggaagagaatCAGGAGAAATGTGAAAATGGAGATGGGAATGAATCTGATGATAATTATTCAAATTACTCCAATGATAATGAGAATGAGAATGAGGACGAACACCAGCACAGCAAGCCCAATTCCTTCAACAATGCTTGGCCTCAAAGTTATAG GCAATCTATGGATCTTTACAGCAGTGTACCATCTCCAAGTCTTAACTTTTTGGGGACGCCAATTAAAAGTATAACCAGCTCGTTTCTTTCATCATCACTTACAAGGAGACACACACCCGAGGTGTTGCCTTCAGTTCATAAACCGCTTTTGGCATCAAAAGAACCGGAGCAGAAAAGGCGTAGTTCACAAGCTTTGTTGCCCCCTCTACCAGCCAAGTCATCTTTCATAAGGAAGGGAACCCCCGATAGGAAACTCTCTGCAGTTTCACATGAAGTTCCCATTTCTCACCAAAGCTCATTTGGACAAGCAGTGCTAAATG GAATGAATGTTTTATGTGGAGTAGGTATCCTTTCCACTCCTTATGCTGTCCGAGAAAGCGGGTGGATTGGGCTTTCTATATTGTTTCTCTTTGCTCTACTTTCTTACTATACTGGGATTCTTCTTCGGAAATGCTTAGACAGCCAACCGGGGCTTGAGACTTATCCTGATATTGGACACGCTGCCTTTGGTCCAACTGGGCGAGTTGTTCTTTCT ATTATTTTGTATGCAGAGTTATAT GCATGTtgtgttgaatatataatattggaAGCTGATAACTTGTCATCTTTATTTCCAAATGCACATTTAAGTTTGGGAGGAATACGTTTAGATGCACACCATCTTTTTGCACTGATGACCACCCTTGCAGTTCTTCCTACTATGTTTCTGCGGAACCTCAGCCTTCTCAGTTATATCTCAG CTGGAGGAGTGATTGCTTCGGTCTTGGTTGTTTCGTGCTTGTATTGGGTTGGCTTGGTTGATGATGTTAGCCTTCAAAGCAAACAGACGACGTTGAATCTCTCCACTCTCCCGGTTGCCATCGGTCTCTATGGCTATTGTTACCAAGGACACGCTGTGTTCCCCAACATCTATACATCCATGGAAAAACGTAGCCAATTCCCTGCTGTCCTCGTAACCTG CTTTGGCATAGTTACTTTGATGTACATTGCGACGGCTGTTCTTGGATATATGATGTTTGGAGATTTAGCGGAATCACAGTTCACACTAAACATGCCCACCGAACTCGTTGCCTCCAAAATAGCTGTCTGGACCACG GTCGTTAATCCATTCACAAA ATATGCATTAACCATGTTGCCAGTGGCAATGAGTATTGAGGAATTCATACCATCAGACCAAGTCAAGTCCTATATGTACTCAATGCTCATCAGAACCGCGTTGGTGATCTCTACCTTGATCATCGGTCTATTGATCCCCTTTTTTG GTCTTGTTATGTCACTCATTGGATCTTTACTTACAATGCTAGTT ACATTGATACTTCCTTGTGCTTGTTATATGAGCATAGTGAGGGGAAAAATAAGCTATATTCAG gCATCAGCTTGTGTACTTATAATTGGAGTAGGTGTTGTATCTGCAGTTATTGGAACCTTTTCTGCCATTTCTGGAATTGTTGAAAGTTTGAGCAGTTGA